A single region of the Streptomyces virginiae genome encodes:
- a CDS encoding cysteine hydrolase family protein, translating into MTTTAIEIAPNSALLVIDVQKGFDEESFWGPRNNPAAEDNIAALMDAWRTAGRPVVLVRHASVQPGSVLAADHPGYAFKDLVEKRSEGALVVTKTVNSAFYGTPDLAEWLTAQGIGQLVLVGIQTNMCVETTARMAGNLGYDVLVPLDATHTFDLAGPEGLALTADELARATAVNLQGGGFARVTTTAALLG; encoded by the coding sequence ATGACAACGACCGCGATCGAGATCGCCCCCAACAGTGCCCTGCTGGTCATCGACGTGCAGAAGGGCTTCGACGAGGAGTCCTTCTGGGGGCCCCGCAACAATCCGGCGGCCGAGGACAACATCGCGGCCCTGATGGACGCCTGGCGGACGGCCGGCCGGCCGGTGGTCCTCGTCCGGCACGCCTCCGTGCAGCCCGGCTCCGTCCTCGCCGCCGACCACCCCGGGTATGCCTTCAAGGACCTGGTCGAGAAGCGGAGCGAGGGGGCCCTGGTGGTCACCAAAACGGTGAACTCGGCCTTCTACGGCACCCCGGACCTGGCCGAGTGGCTGACGGCCCAGGGCATCGGGCAGCTGGTGCTGGTCGGCATCCAGACCAACATGTGCGTCGAGACCACGGCGCGGATGGCGGGGAACCTGGGCTACGACGTGCTCGTGCCGCTCGACGCCACGCACACCTTCGACCTCGCCGGGCCGGAGGGACTCGCCCTGACGGCGGACGAGCTCGCCCGCGCCACGGCGGTGAACCTCCAGGGCGGAGGCTTCGCCCGCGTGACCACCACGGCCGCCCTCCTCGGCTAG
- a CDS encoding glycerate kinase, which produces MTDGAVNEAARVLIAADKFKGSLTAVQVAERVTAGLRRAVPDVEIETLPVADGGDGTVAAAVAAGFERREVRVTGPLGDQVTATFALREGTAVVEMAEASGLQLLPAGTFAALTATTYGSGELLKAALDAGARTIVFGVGGSATTDGGAGMLAALGAVFLDANGEPVGPGGGALAELASADLSGVDPRFAEVEFVLASDVDNPLTGPKGCAAVYGPQKGASPEDVATLDAALAHFAVVLEKSIGAKAAECAVLPGAGGAGGIGYGALLLGATFRPGIELMLEVLGFAPALERATLVITGEGSLDEQTLHGKAPAGVAAAARAAGKPVVAVCGRLLLSQEALEGAGIRKAYPLTDLEPDPARSIPNAGPLLEQVAANIAADVL; this is translated from the coding sequence GTGACGGACGGAGCAGTAAACGAGGCCGCGCGCGTGCTCATCGCCGCGGACAAATTCAAGGGCTCGCTCACGGCCGTTCAGGTCGCGGAGCGGGTGACGGCCGGCCTTCGCAGGGCCGTACCGGACGTGGAGATCGAGACCCTCCCCGTCGCGGACGGCGGCGACGGAACGGTCGCGGCAGCCGTCGCAGCGGGCTTCGAACGGCGGGAGGTACGGGTCACCGGACCCCTCGGCGACCAGGTCACGGCCACCTTCGCGCTGCGCGAGGGCACCGCGGTGGTCGAGATGGCGGAGGCCTCCGGGCTGCAGCTGCTGCCGGCCGGCACCTTCGCCGCGCTGACGGCGACCACGTACGGCTCGGGCGAGCTGCTCAAGGCCGCGCTGGACGCGGGCGCGCGCACGATCGTCTTCGGTGTGGGCGGCAGTGCCACCACCGACGGCGGCGCCGGCATGCTGGCCGCGCTGGGCGCTGTGTTCCTGGATGCGAACGGCGAACCGGTCGGTCCGGGCGGCGGCGCGCTGGCCGAGCTGGCCTCGGCCGACCTGTCCGGCGTCGACCCGCGGTTCGCGGAGGTGGAGTTCGTCCTCGCGAGCGACGTGGACAACCCGCTGACCGGCCCGAAGGGCTGCGCCGCGGTGTACGGCCCGCAGAAGGGTGCCTCGCCCGAGGACGTGGCGACGCTCGACGCGGCGCTGGCGCACTTCGCGGTGGTGCTGGAGAAGTCGATCGGTGCGAAGGCCGCCGAGTGCGCGGTGCTCCCGGGTGCCGGTGGCGCGGGCGGCATCGGCTACGGCGCCCTGCTGCTCGGCGCGACGTTCCGTCCCGGCATCGAGCTGATGCTGGAGGTACTGGGCTTCGCCCCGGCGCTGGAGCGCGCCACGCTGGTCATCACCGGTGAGGGCTCCCTGGACGAGCAGACCCTGCACGGCAAGGCCCCGGCGGGCGTCGCGGCCGCGGCGCGCGCGGCGGGCAAGCCCGTGGTGGCCGTCTGCGGGCGGCTGCTGCTGTCCCAGGAGGCCCTTGAGGGTGCCGGCATCCGCAAGGCGTACCCGCTCACCGATCTGGAGCCGGACCCGGCCAGGTCCATCCCGAACGCGGGTCCCCTGCTGGAGCAGGTCGCCGCGAACATCGCCGCCGACGTTCTCTGA
- a CDS encoding BCCT family transporter yields the protein MSAESLDQPRPDTPGGGADGPVDGAPDHAVVTVGVLAVLAVVAWAALGKDSFDTASATALSWVLGNFAWLFVIAADVFLVMCVVLAISRFGRIRLGADDSEPEFTNLAWIAMMFSAGMGIGLMFYGVGEPLTHYLAPPPASGAAPRTGAAALAAMEYSFFHWTLTPWAIYGIAGLALAYATFRKGRGNRLSSAFVPLVGEERAAGPAGKAIDLLAVFATVFGTATSLGLGALQVSKGLNLTTGVEDSVTLELIIIGSLSAAFVLSAFSGLHKGVKWLSTINLVLAAVLMLFVFVLGPTVYILDVIPAGVGGYLSELVPMASRTGAFTDSKWLGAWTIFYWAWWLSWAPFVGTFIARISRGRTIREFLIGVLLVPSGATVIWFCVMGGTAIRLDSTGAVDFAVTLKDGTEASLFAMLDALPLSTITSWVAMVLVMTYFVTSADSASLVMGSLTSRGSLNPPTWLVVTWGVLMAAVAAVLLVAGGLKSLQTATILVALPFAVVMLLLCWALLKELRTDPGAGPARHHPLHGLRDAVRAMVGDAITEQGAARRPRGRAEPGSRRYQDHEGRDGNGEGPGSSPGPSPRT from the coding sequence ATGAGCGCGGAATCACTGGATCAGCCACGTCCGGACACCCCGGGAGGGGGCGCCGACGGCCCGGTGGACGGCGCGCCCGACCACGCGGTCGTCACCGTGGGTGTGCTCGCCGTGCTGGCCGTCGTCGCGTGGGCGGCCCTGGGCAAGGACTCCTTCGACACGGCGTCGGCCACCGCGCTCTCCTGGGTGCTGGGCAACTTCGCCTGGCTGTTCGTGATCGCCGCCGACGTCTTCCTCGTCATGTGCGTCGTCCTCGCGATCAGCCGGTTCGGCCGGATCCGGCTCGGCGCCGACGATTCCGAGCCCGAGTTCACCAACCTCGCGTGGATCGCGATGATGTTCAGCGCCGGCATGGGCATCGGCCTGATGTTCTACGGGGTGGGGGAGCCGCTCACCCACTACCTGGCGCCGCCCCCGGCCTCCGGCGCGGCCCCCCGCACCGGCGCCGCCGCGCTCGCGGCCATGGAGTACTCCTTCTTCCACTGGACCCTCACCCCCTGGGCGATCTACGGCATCGCCGGCCTCGCCCTGGCCTACGCGACCTTCCGCAAGGGCCGCGGCAACCGCCTGAGCTCCGCCTTCGTCCCCCTGGTGGGCGAGGAACGGGCGGCCGGCCCGGCCGGCAAGGCCATCGATCTGCTGGCGGTCTTCGCCACCGTCTTCGGCACCGCCACCAGCCTCGGCCTCGGCGCCCTCCAGGTCTCCAAGGGGCTGAACCTCACCACCGGAGTCGAGGACTCCGTGACCTTGGAGCTGATCATCATCGGCTCCCTGTCGGCGGCCTTCGTCCTGTCCGCCTTCTCCGGCCTGCACAAGGGCGTGAAGTGGCTCAGCACGATCAACCTGGTGCTGGCCGCCGTCCTGATGCTCTTCGTCTTCGTCCTCGGCCCGACCGTCTACATCCTCGACGTGATCCCCGCCGGCGTCGGCGGGTACCTGAGCGAGCTGGTGCCCATGGCCAGCCGCACCGGCGCCTTCACCGACTCCAAGTGGCTCGGCGCGTGGACGATCTTCTACTGGGCGTGGTGGCTGTCCTGGGCCCCGTTCGTCGGCACCTTCATCGCCCGCATCTCGCGCGGCCGCACCATCCGCGAGTTCCTCATCGGCGTGCTGCTCGTCCCCAGCGGGGCCACCGTCATCTGGTTCTGCGTCATGGGCGGCACCGCCATCCGCCTCGACTCCACCGGCGCCGTCGACTTCGCCGTCACGCTCAAGGACGGTACGGAGGCCTCGCTCTTCGCGATGCTGGACGCCCTGCCGCTCTCCACGATCACCTCGTGGGTCGCCATGGTCCTGGTCATGACCTACTTCGTCACCAGCGCCGACTCGGCCTCCCTGGTGATGGGCTCGCTCACCAGTCGCGGCTCCCTCAACCCGCCCACCTGGCTCGTCGTCACCTGGGGCGTGCTGATGGCCGCCGTCGCCGCCGTGCTCCTCGTCGCGGGCGGCCTGAAGTCCCTGCAGACCGCCACCATCCTGGTCGCGCTGCCCTTCGCCGTCGTCATGCTGCTGCTCTGCTGGGCCCTGCTGAAGGAGCTCCGTACGGACCCGGGCGCCGGACCCGCCCGCCACCACCCCCTGCACGGACTGCGGGACGCGGTCCGGGCCATGGTCGGCGACGCCATCACCGAACAGGGGGCGGCCCGCCGCCCGCGGGGCCGCGCCGAGCCCGGGAGCCGGCGCTACCAGGACCACGAGGGCAGGGACGGGAACGGCGAAGGCCCGGGCTCCTCGCCGGGCCCGTCGCCAAGGACTTAG
- a CDS encoding NUDIX domain-containing protein, giving the protein MTTADDYATYIASLPRVLAGAAALYRDAEGRVLLVEPNYREGWALPGGTVESDQDESPRTAARRESAEEIGIDLPLGRLLAVDWVPGPGRPPVVAYVYDGGVLDEAQFASITLQEEELISWRLVEPTELAAYLPAPLGRRVQEAYRIAQSGEGAVELENGRRPVAP; this is encoded by the coding sequence GTGACGACCGCAGACGACTACGCCACGTACATCGCGAGCCTGCCCCGGGTGCTGGCCGGCGCGGCCGCCCTCTACCGGGACGCCGAGGGCCGGGTCCTGCTCGTCGAGCCCAACTACCGCGAGGGCTGGGCCCTGCCGGGCGGCACCGTCGAGTCGGACCAGGACGAGTCCCCGCGCACCGCGGCCCGGCGGGAGAGTGCCGAGGAGATCGGCATCGACCTCCCCCTCGGCCGCCTCCTGGCCGTCGACTGGGTGCCGGGCCCCGGCCGTCCGCCAGTGGTCGCCTACGTCTACGACGGCGGGGTGCTCGACGAGGCCCAGTTCGCCTCCATCACCCTGCAGGAGGAGGAGCTGATCTCCTGGCGGCTCGTCGAACCCACCGAACTCGCCGCATATCTGCCCGCACCGCTCGGGCGGCGCGTCCAAGAGGCGTACCGGATCGCGCAGTCGGGCGAGGGCGCCGTGGAACTGGAGAACGGCCGGCGCCCGGTGGCCCCGTAA
- a CDS encoding SHOCT domain-containing protein, whose product MDDYPLLNIFWTMLYLFLWIMWFFLLFKIITDIFRDHSLGGWGKAGWLIFVILLPFLGVFVYLIARGKSMGERDIKQVQENEAAFRSYVQKTAGSGSSADELHKLSALKDKGDITQEEFDRAKAKLLA is encoded by the coding sequence ATGGACGACTATCCGCTTCTCAACATCTTCTGGACGATGCTGTACCTGTTCCTGTGGATCATGTGGTTCTTCCTGCTCTTCAAGATCATCACGGATATCTTCCGTGACCACAGCCTCGGCGGCTGGGGGAAGGCGGGATGGTTGATCTTCGTGATCCTGCTGCCCTTCCTGGGCGTGTTCGTCTACCTCATCGCCCGGGGCAAGAGCATGGGCGAGCGGGACATCAAGCAGGTCCAGGAGAACGAGGCCGCCTTCCGGTCGTACGTCCAGAAGACGGCGGGCTCCGGCAGCAGTGCGGACGAGCTGCACAAGCTGTCCGCACTGAAGGACAAGGGCGACATCACCCAGGAGGAGTTCGACCGCGCCAAGGCCAAGCTCCTGGCGTGA
- a CDS encoding methylated-DNA--[protein]-cysteine S-methyltransferase: MRSTMNSTKTHTVVDSPYGPLTLVATEGVLSGLYMTGQRHRPAEESFGERVAAAEEPFPEVARQLTAYFAGELTEFDLPLRLEGTEFQRSVWDQLVRIPYGETWSYGELATRLGKPNASRAVGLANGKNPVGIIVPCHRVIGASGGMTGYGGGLDRKVRLLAFESGEHVRELF, from the coding sequence ATGCGATCCACGATGAACAGCACCAAGACGCACACCGTCGTCGACAGCCCGTACGGCCCGCTGACCCTGGTCGCCACGGAGGGGGTGCTCAGCGGGCTCTACATGACCGGGCAGCGGCACCGACCGGCCGAGGAGTCCTTCGGGGAGCGGGTGGCCGCCGCCGAGGAGCCGTTCCCCGAGGTGGCGCGCCAGTTGACCGCCTATTTCGCCGGGGAGCTCACCGAGTTCGACCTCCCGCTGCGCCTGGAGGGCACCGAATTCCAGCGCAGTGTCTGGGATCAGCTGGTGCGGATCCCGTACGGCGAGACGTGGTCGTACGGGGAGCTCGCGACCAGGCTGGGCAAGCCCAACGCCTCGCGCGCGGTGGGCCTGGCGAACGGGAAGAACCCGGTCGGCATCATCGTGCCCTGCCACCGCGTGATCGGCGCGTCGGGCGGGATGACCGGTTACGGCGGCGGGCTCGACCGCAAGGTGCGGCTGCTGGCCTTCGAGTCCGGGGAACACGTCCGGGAACTGTTCTGA